The DNA region GAATCGAAAAATATCAAATGGCTACTGGAGAAATAATGTATGGTCAAGAAGAGACATTAGATAGTATTAAGATTAATGGAACAATGTATCATCCAGAAGTTGGGTTTAATAAAAGTGATGATAATGAAGCAGAATATGTTCTTGATATAGCGGATATTGATGTCTCAATAACTGCTAAGTTGGAAGTTGTAGATAACAAGCTATTTTTTGATATAACTAATATTGATGAAAATGGAGATACTTTAGTAAATGATATAGAAATACCTAATCATAGCTTATTATCAGTACATAGCAATCAAAAAGGTGCTGCATTTGCAGGTTCACGTATGTATACTGCTGTAGATGGAAGTGGTGATATTTTTACATCATTAGAGAATGATAGTAGTATAGATAATGCTCCGGTAAATTATATGTATGCAATTCTTAATACTGATGAATTGGCAGCAACAATATGGACTAATGCAATACCTGATTACAGTATAGATACAGATAATGATCGTATCTATAAACAAAGTGTAAGAAAAGATGACTATTATGTTACTTCATTATGGAGTACTTCTTGGTTGTATAGACCAGAGAAAATTGATGATACAGAACCATTACCAAGTGCAAAAGTCGTTATTACAGGTAATATCAATAATGATGATAGTGTTGACTGGCAGGATGCCGCAGTTGCATTTCGTGAAATAATGAATAATCCACAAGGAAGTGAAATGGTACCTAATCTATTGATACATAGAATTCCATTTAATTTTGCAAGTCAAGCAACTAACCCATTTCTAAAAACTCTTGATGAGACTAAGAGATTATATCTTGCAACTGACGGACTTGGACAATTTGTTGAATTGAAAGGATATCAATCAGAAGGACATGATTCAGCTCACCCTGATTATGCAGGACACATTGGAATACGTCAAGGTGGAGCGGAAGATATGAATACATTAGTTGATAAAGGACATAAATATAATGGATTCTTCGGAGTTCATATATCTGCAACAGGTGCACATCCAGAAGCATATGCATTTGATAATGAGTTAGTTAATCTTGATAAACGTGGATGGGATTGGTTAGATGCATCATTTGATTTTGATAAGCCTACAATGAGAAGAGAAGCTACAACTGATAACCGTCTGAATAGATTTAAAGCATTAAAGGAAGAAGTTCCTAATCTTGATTTCATATACGCAGATGCTTGGTATGAAAATGGATGGAATGGAAGAAGGTTAGCTAGAGAAGTTAATTCTCTTGGTTGGGCAATGACAACTGAATTCCCTAATACTCTAGAAGAAGATTCAATTTGGTATCATTGGGCTGTAGAATATAATTATGGTGGAAAAAATATCAAAGGTTTTAATAGTCAAATTGCTAGATTCATACGTAATCATCAAAAAGATACATGGATTGCACGTAATGAGCTACTTGGAGGAGCAGAGGTAGCTGATTATGAAGGATGGCAAGGACACAAAAACTTTGATGAGGCTATAAGAATGGTATTTGAAACTAATATGCCTACTAAGTTTCTACAACATTTCCAAATAATGAAATGGGACGATGATACTATTAACTTAACTAACAATGTCAGTGTAAGCAACAAGACTGGCAATAAAGTTATAACTAAAGATGGTATTAAGGTTCTTGAAGGAGATAAATATCTATTACCATGGGAGCCTAAAACAGAAGATAAATTATATCACTACAATAAATTAGGTGGAACAAGTGCTTGGACATTACCATTAAGCTACCAAGAACTAGACACAGTTAAGTTATATAAACTTACTGACCAAGGAAAACAATTTATTGAAGATCTACAGGTTGTTGATGGAGTGGTTACTATAACAGCTGAAGCATCTACGCCTTACGTAGTATATAAAGAAGAAGTAGATATAACAGAAGATGTCAATTTTGGAGAGGGAACATTAATTAATGATCCTGGTTTTAATAATGGTAATTTAGATAGCTATACAGTAACAGGTGAAGGAGTAAGTGTAGAGCGTAATTACAATTCACAATACGAATTAGTAGTAGATGGTGGCAATGGAGCGACTATAAGTCAAGAAATCACGGGATTATCAGAGGGAACATATGCTGCATCTGTATATGTAGAAGTAAAAGGAAATAGACGTGCATCTATTGGAGCAATAACAACTGATGGTACAGATGTTTCTAATTATACAGATAGTTCCATAGCCCAAAATTATATATCAGCTGATTCGAAAAACAATACGAATATGCAGAGAATGAGAGTCTTGTTTGACGTACCAGCAGGAGATGATTCTGCCACAATATATGTAAAAGTAGATGAGGGAATAGATACAGTAGTATTCGATGATTTGCGTATCGTTAAGACCGAAAGAGTTACTAAAGCTGATGATGTATATTTTGCAGAGGATTTTGAGAATATAGTTCAAGGTATATATCCATTTGTTAAAGGTGCAGCAGGAGGAACTAATGACCCAAGAACTCATCTATCAGAGCTTCATGCTCCATATACTCAAAAAGGATGGAACGGTAAAGAAATCGATGATGTCATTGATGGTATTTGGTCATTAAAAGCACATAAAGAATCAACTGGCCTAGTATATCAAACAATACCACAAAATCTAAGATTTATTGAAGGACAGTGCTATGAAGTTACTTTCCAA from Vallitalea longa includes:
- a CDS encoding endo-alpha-N-acetylgalactosaminidase family protein, with translation MRKKSKFRGVQVVILSFVFMSLQVFGSIQVSAQEITNNDEQQHSYTNGVEDIDSNLTTISSTRMTVFVDMNFPRIEKYQMATGEIMYGQEETLDSIKINGTMYHPEVGFNKSDDNEAEYVLDIADIDVSITAKLEVVDNKLFFDITNIDENGDTLVNDIEIPNHSLLSVHSNQKGAAFAGSRMYTAVDGSGDIFTSLENDSSIDNAPVNYMYAILNTDELAATIWTNAIPDYSIDTDNDRIYKQSVRKDDYYVTSLWSTSWLYRPEKIDDTEPLPSAKVVITGNINNDDSVDWQDAAVAFREIMNNPQGSEMVPNLLIHRIPFNFASQATNPFLKTLDETKRLYLATDGLGQFVELKGYQSEGHDSAHPDYAGHIGIRQGGAEDMNTLVDKGHKYNGFFGVHISATGAHPEAYAFDNELVNLDKRGWDWLDASFDFDKPTMRREATTDNRLNRFKALKEEVPNLDFIYADAWYENGWNGRRLAREVNSLGWAMTTEFPNTLEEDSIWYHWAVEYNYGGKNIKGFNSQIARFIRNHQKDTWIARNELLGGAEVADYEGWQGHKNFDEAIRMVFETNMPTKFLQHFQIMKWDDDTINLTNNVSVSNKTGNKVITKDGIKVLEGDKYLLPWEPKTEDKLYHYNKLGGTSAWTLPLSYQELDTVKLYKLTDQGKQFIEDLQVVDGVVTITAEASTPYVVYKEEVDITEDVNFGEGTLINDPGFNNGNLDSYTVTGEGVSVERNYNSQYELVVDGGNGATISQEITGLSEGTYAASVYVEVKGNRRASIGAITTDGTDVSNYTDSSIAQNYISADSKNNTNMQRMRVLFDVPAGDDSATIYVKVDEGIDTVVFDDLRIVKTERVTKADDVYFAEDFENIVQGIYPFVKGAAGGTNDPRTHLSELHAPYTQKGWNGKEIDDVIDGIWSLKAHKESTGLVYQTIPQNLRFIEGQCYEVTFQYEANADDAYEFVIGDGTEEVYRKPIKFADEPKEFKKSFQASDSGNSFIGIKCVVGNSKDFVLDNLVIREIDYLPAEPTEITPVDLSKVAQSNMTATATSEEGWEPACNAIDGDIGTLWHTKWDLSDPLPQAITLNLNDNYMIDKVEVQPRSSQLNGIISQYRLYVSDDGVDYTKIAEGNWEVNANKKSVSFDPTSARYVKLEALEGHGGWASIAEIEVYREEVTIIEADPIAIETNVGYTPVLPAELPTKLSDDSVMDLPIAWEGIERENYLQVGTFQVKGYVNGFEVIVIATVTVK